The Pseudanabaena sp. PCC 6802 genomic interval GGAAGATCTGGTACCTGTCTTGGTTCAGAATGCTCAGGGGGAGTGGGTACCCGAAAGTCTTTCCAACCGAACCTTTGATGGCAAGACCTATGCCATCAAACGCTATCGACCCCGTATTGAGGGGCTGTTTGCCCGCATCGAACGGTGGACTAACGTCGCTGATGCTAGCGATGTGCATTGGTGCTCTATCTCCAAAGACAATATCCTTACGCTCTACGGTAAGGATGGGAACTCCCGCATTTTCGATCCAGAAGATCCGCAACGCATTTTTAGCTGGTCGATCTGCGAGACTCGCGACGATAAGGGCAATGCTGTTCTCTACAACTACAAATCAGAGGACGGGGTGGGTGTGGATCTGAGTTTCGCCCGAGAGCGCAACCGGGGCGATCGCGTTGACCCACGCCGTACTGCCAACCGCTACCTCAAGCACATCTACTACGGCAACCGCACACCTTTGCTGGATGCCACCGGACACCGCCCCCGTTTCCTGACCCAGGCTGAAATCAACAGGGCTGGCTGGATGTTTGAGGTGGTGTTCG includes:
- a CDS encoding SpvB/TcaC N-terminal domain-containing protein → MVNARSKESVSESAESDKSYFSAPPAVSLPKGGGAIKGMGEKFAANPVTGTGSMTVPLATSPGRSGFGPQLSLSYDSGAGNGIFGFGWSLSLPSITRKTDKGLPRYDDATESDVFILSGAEDLVPVLVQNAQGEWVPESLSNRTFDGKTYAIKRYRPRIEGLFARIERWTNVADASDVHWCSISKDNILTLYGKDGNSRIFDPEDPQRIFSWSICETRDDKGNAVLYNYKSEDGVGVDLSFARERNRGDRVDPRRTANRYLKHIYYGNRTPLLDATGHRPRFLTQAEINRAGWMFEVVFDYGEHDANVPTPVDSGDWDYRNDPFSTGV